The following nucleotide sequence is from Drosophila kikkawai strain 14028-0561.14 chromosome 2L, DkikHiC1v2, whole genome shotgun sequence.
GTTTCGGGTTGTAAAACTCACACGAACAATAAGTTAATCAAtctcaaattttaattacaaagtAACAACTTCCTTTAGCAATTTCAGGCGCGATGAACCCGCTGTCTCTGTCGCTGTCCCTGTCTCTTTCTCAGCCTCTCAGGCTGTCTCTGTCTTGGTTTAATGGGCATTCGGCTGTCTCAGCCGGCGGCgcaatttacataaaaaacgCAGCCGCAAGGTGTGGGCCGTCGTATCCACAAGATACTAGCACTGGCACAGATGTGCCTAGAGATACATAGATGCAGTGGCAAAAAAATTCAAGTATTATCTAGGAATTCAAAGGGATTTTGAAGCTAAAAAGGTAAAacgaaatttatatttagtcTTGACTTGCTACTTGAGAGGTAATTGTATCTTTAACTGAGAAATCCTAAGAGCCCTAAGAGGCTAAGAGGCACAAAATTTTCCTCAGTGCATGTGCAACAGAAACTGGCAAAcatattttatgtaatttgTCTTTGTTTCGtgtaataaaatgaaaataaaattgtgaATTGCCGCTCACTGAACTGGTCTGGGCAAGGGGTTAGTGGATGGCCTGAAGTGGAGGTGCTAGGGATGGGGACCAGGCCCAAGGGCCGAGGAAGCAAACCATGAGGATGAGGAAGAGGAAGCTACGCCGACTGAACGTGAATGGGAAAGGTAATGCCCGAGCTGGAGAGTTTCAgttaatgttaattttaatgcTCGCTCAACCCCATTGATCATGAAAAATGAAACTCGCACAGTGCCGACGAACGAGttggaaatttatttgaattttatgcGACTCCGCGCAGGCGTCCTAAGCCCCAGGCACTCAAACCCACCCCTTCCACTCCTGGATCCCCTATTCACAGCTCTGTAAGGCAGATGCCCAGCCAGGATCGCAGTTGCACCGGTGTAATCCTTTGTCCTGTGAGCAGGTGTTGGCAGGCTACCAAGACGGGGGCAAATCGATTAGTATGTGGCACAACCTGCAAGCTCAAACACCCTCATAACTtcaatacttaaaaatatgcCTGTTGTGTGTAAATATGAGCATTTAATCTGACCTGAGTTGCACCtgtgtttaaaattaacaattgtGTACCTTAAAGATACTTTATTAGCAAAAAAAGATATTAAATTTGACTTGGGTTCtacttataatttttacaaagaaataaataaaatattctttggCTTGGCACCTcttctttataattaatattagaaCCCAACTTTTTCAACAACACTTCATGGAAAGGTGTAGATATATACACGGCCGCGAGTTGTTCAAGTTGAACGCATTGCCTCAGGGCCTTTTCGTGGATTTTTGACAAGTTTATTAACTTGTTTGTGGCACGCACCAGCGGCTTTAAGCCAGAAAAACCCCCAGAAGCCAAGGCCCACGCTCCTTCGCAATTACCAACCCCGGGAATTTATGAATGCCGTGGAAAACCGCCGACTGCTCCTTGGGGGCGTGTTGCCTGCCAGCCagcctgtctgtctgtctggctGAATATTTCTGGTCAAAGTTTCGTCGCGATTTTCGCCGCAGCCGAAAGTCAAAAGCTTTTGTCAACAAACCTCCAACCGCCCTGCCCCAAGAGAAGGTGCGGTCGCAACCCTTTGGCAGGCTCCGGAGGAATCCCCAGGGGTACGAGTATCTGGCGGATACGTGAGCGGTGTGGCCAGAATTTTGATGGGATTCGAGGGCGCTTTTCCTGCGGCAAAATCTGCGTAAACTTGGTCCTGGCAGAAGGGGTTTGTTTCGCAGTTTACTTTATATCTTATTTGCTTATGAAATAAGATATTCCGACTGCCGCAACCGAATCCCAACTGCGGCCACGCGATTTATGCACAGCCATCGGAAGGAGTATCTTCCTTTCGATTTTATGTGCTGTTTATGAGACTGCCTGACACTTTTATGCACTCGCCTGCTTTACGGCAAAGGGTTGGCCCCCACAACCATCATTGAGCACCGTCTGCTAGTCAAATCGAATGAGTTATTGCCGGGATTGGATTTGGGGAAGTATGGTTCAAGTTCAATATGGGATGAACATAATGGGAACCTTGGTATGAGATATAGACTTGCAGCAGGAATCAATTTCAAAGATGAAATTCTACTATTAGAAGGCTGAGAGATGATTGAAAAAGTGactgcaaataaaatatatattataaatatagagGGGATAGGTAAGTAGTCCATTTAGATAGACACAAACTTTgctttataatttaaagtatatttattttagccaAATCATATATTCTTTTCTCCCTCAAAGTCCCTGCTTCAGATATGTGAATGGGCCAAGATTCGACAGAGTCATCGCCATGTCAACGACAGTAGAGCTGGCCATTGTCCTCAATTGTTTCCCATTCAGTTGCAGTTACTGCTGGCGATGAAAAATCGATGCAcccaaaataaaactcaatCAAGAGCAATTAAAGGAATTCACAATGGACAGGACCCTGAAGGCGAGACAATGGGGGATTGTGCACCCAACTAGACGATCAAGGGCGTTGTCCAGCTAAGGTCAGGGTGCACCTTTCGGCTCGCTCCCCTTCCCCTTGCAGGGGCGTAGGTGCCGGGGTCAGAGAACACCtggctagctggctggctgactggcCGGCGTCTGAGTCGGGATTTATCTGGGCGTCAAAGCCGCCACCAATAAAAGTGGCAAACAAAGCGAAAAGTCCCCGAACAGAATGAAAGTGGCGCGTGtaggcactgagaaaaatttaattgggAAATGTTAGAATTATTAAAACTGTacattttaaacttaattttataaagtaaattGTGCGATAtactatttataaataaaaaagtatgataaaatataataaaaagaaataaatatcatatattaatattaatgacTTTTTACTAAAGATTTGctcaatataatttaatactaTGAacattattatacccttgcagggtattataatttcagtcagaagtttgcaacgcagtgaaggagacgtttccgaccctataaagtatatatattcttgatcagcatcaacagccgagtcgatctagccatgtccgtctgtccgtctgtccgtctgtccgtctgtccgtctgtccgtttctacgcaaactagtccctcagttttaaagctatctgaatgaaactttgcatatagtcttctatatgctctcactgctatatatgtcggaatgggccggatcggacgactatatcatatagctgccatacaaatgttcgataaatttttggaaaaaaaattataacttggctgtttttcaatattattccaccaTTTTTGGGATGaaggctttttttattattccagaattttggtaaaaattttatgaaaatctgaccactatatcttatagctgccataggaacgatcgggaaattaatcgaaaaaaattataacttcgttgtttttcaacgtattttaatctactttgacacatgagcttctggtattatttcaaaattttggtataaattttatgaaaatcggacgactatatcttatagctgccataggaacgatagggaaagtaatagaaaaaattataacttcgttgttttttaacgtattttcatctacgaGATATgagcttaaattattattatagatatttggtataaattttataaaaatcggacaactatatcttatagctgtcatagaagcgatcggtaaatgtataaaatatataaagctgggaatgtaaaactgtaactgtcaaactgtaaacataataagtataggtaaaatttaatgaaactctgtttagtgtctgttttcggcattataatttataatataaatatgaaaaccaatctgcaagggtatacaaacttcggcgtgccgaagttagcttcctttcttgttttttattaaataaatttaaaaatagattttagtAAGTAAAAACAtccttataattaataatttatcttTCGCTAAGTGCACCTTTCAGTCGGAACCCCTCGGCGTGGAGGTGCCAAAGGATTCCCGGAGCTGGGTTCGGGTCGAGTTATTGGGAAAACCTTAGTCCTCGAGCTGGGCACACGCACTCCTCTGGACCCGTGCCATTGCCATTGTCCGCTGGCCGTTACAAATTGTTGTGGGCGTTCCAAATCCGCTTAGGTCTCATCCCTTCGCttggaatttaattttgtgtgaGTTTTGATTTCGTGTGTTCGTTTCGGAAGCGAGTCGCATTTCATCTTGTGTTTGGTTTTTGAGCGTTAAATCGCCAAATCCTTCGTTAATTTTGACGTTTGTCTTTGGTTTGACCAGGGCAGGAGAAGGAGAGGCGAGGGAGTGGACGGATTGTCGATGACCGACGGTCACTGGATAGATGACCCGTACTAGGGGTGAATATGGTTTGACCGGAAGGAGCCACGCATGTGGGTGGATAATGGATAATGGgcccagcaactgctcgtcgGCTGGagattaaaaatttaattcgaaattagCGCAATTGTTGGTTGGCATTGCTCCCTTTTTTTCTCGATCGATTCGAGTGgaaagacaaataaaataaaatcgatgGTCATTCATCTGATGGCAGCTGTCGCTTACCCGCTCCGAAATGATGGCAACAATTTCCTGATTACTTTTGAGCCATCGAATGGGTTTTTATGGTTATCAAGAAATGTCGGTTTTCACTCTTCAGcgattttatttggttttgagtctaaaactaaataaaggGAGTTTAGTTCTTGGGATTTTGACTCGGTTTAggaataagaaatttaaaagaattttaggcgtttaattttaaataattttaagagaTTATTGAAAGAAGTGCACCTGAAATATCACAGTACTAATTCAGCGACAATCTTAATAATGTTTATCCtgagcaaaaataaaactgataACCCTTTTTGGATGGAAATAATCATTGACttagtatatgtatatttttaatattcaaaatcaACTAAAGAATTGTATAGATTAACTATGAATAGTGCATAAATATCGAAGAAAGttcaaatcaaatttaaaaatatttatttaaaatcgaaaaaaaaaaccctgaaAAATCTTCAAAACACATTGTATTACTCATCAAATTACTTGCTTTTCAAAAAGAGTATCTAATTTCTGTTTCGTCTATTCCTGCTGGACAAATCAATCAACTATTAAGAAATTAGATCGGGGATCCGGAATGGAGTTGGCCCTGGGAatacccaaaaatatatagtttgaAAAGACGCAAACGATGGGGGTGAATAGTGACCATAAAGGCCGAGAACAATGGCGTGTTAATGGCAACTTTAAACTGACACCACTCCGCGCGAAGGTTAATCGCTTCCCGGCCGGACACTGGCCACCACCCGCTGGTATCTGGACTAAAATTCGGGACTCGGACGTGGACTATtactcggattcggattcggggTGATAAATGCAGCGGTCACCCAGCGGGTGGACACCGAATAGAGTTGTCAACTGGCCTAACATAGGGATGGCAGCTGGAATTACACAAAACACGAAACATGAAAAATGGGACCCGGGGGAGAAATGGGGGGGCAGTGTCACCTATATGATTCAATTACGCTCCAATAGAAATGTCACTAAAAAGTGTTGCATATTAATTGATTTGGAGCAGCAAAGGAACCACTGCCACCGGGACACTTGAACCGACAATTGATATCTGCGGTTTTTCAACAAAAATGTTGAACAAATTGCTGCAAGCaatttttttgcattgcaCCCGCGGGACACGCCCTTATCAATACACGGCATTCGCACATGCATCTCGTTTTTTAttcgcaaaacaaaaaaaaaaaggccagGTGTGGCTAGTTGCTGTCGCCTCCTGTTTGTTTTGCATTAAACGGTTTGTTTTGCTTACCAAAGTGTTGATTTTATGGCTGTTTTTTTTGCCAGCCCTCCCGCACGAACAACGCGAAATCCGAGCCCCTGAATCAGGCCAGTTAGCTTCTAACAGATGTATCATTTCAATCTCTGCAATTTGCCATTGTGTGCAGAAATtcgttttaaaatatatatccgtGGGAGTGTCACTTAATGCAGTGAATTCTTTGAATTTCAAttgtattaacatttttataacaaaataataagctCAATGTTTATATTATCGAAAGAATTAAGTCTAGTATGGTTTATTCTCTTTGTGTTAAAACTTTACCTTTGCCTTCAGCCATTTTCTTATTTCTGAAACGAGCCTTATCCAACGTGATATCTATAAAATCGTGTGACGCAGATTGATAGCCCCGAAAAGTCATCTAACAGAAACTATCGTCTCGACACAGGGCTCCATAAAAGGCAGCCAAAAGACAACAATACACTCCTGGAACTGGGCCTGGTACTTAATATAGGTTCGCGTAGTGCCCCATAAACCCTTCATTACACGGCACTAAAGCCGCGGCAATAAAAGCAACTACAGCAACTAAAGcccgaaaataaaaactcaatttgaattcaaaaacCACCAAAATGGTGCGTGCTTATCGCCTTGCCTTTTCCCGTGGACCTAAACCTAGACCCAGAAACCAGAGTCCGAATACGAATCAACTGAAATTAAACCTGAACCCGATGAGCTCGATAAAGCGACAAAAAAGCGGtctagaaaataaattaaaaacacatttttacGTAAATGTGGCGCACATTAAAAGGCGACTTGAGAAAAgcacataataaatataaaaacacaaTTAAATAAGTGCATAGAAAACAAATTcgaaacgaaaaacaaaacaaccgacagaaaaagaaatagaaataaaaaaggaatacGAATTAAAATAACACCAAGATATTTCAAACTACTCGATGTGAAAGGGCAATGGCAGTCACAGAAAGAACCCCTTCCTCAGTACCCTAAGTTATTTTGGATAGATTTTAGAAAGTATTAgcttaaactttaaagaaTGCTCTACATTTTGAAGAATTGTATGTattgaaatgtattaattaTTGACTTTTATAGAAACTAATCTTGATCTTTGTTTAATATACTATCGAATTTTCAAGATTTAACTTTCAAGAATATTTCTTTACTATCTTGCAAGTCCAAAACGCTTCTCTTCCCAATGCTTCCCTCTGATCGCAGCTAAAAAAGAGGTGTAAAGACCCCACTCGGGCCGAGAAATGTTAATGTAAATTtcaattgttttaatttatatgtGACCCCTTTGACACCCGCCAAACCGTCACGGACTAAGTTAatgttatatatacatatctaacacgaaaaaaaaactgaattgAAATGAAGGCGAGAAAAAAACGAGTGATTACTGTATTCTTTGGTTAAGACGTGACCGGCATTCCGTCCGGAGATCCGTGAAAGGGTTTTCCAACGGAGATCGGAGCCGAGCGGAACCAACAGTCGGCGGGTATTTGGAGCACGACGAACTGTCTCATAACCGTAGCAATTCCAGATAGTTTACTGAACTTCCCACCCCCCCGCctactgctactgctgctgcccaCAAATAAATTACATAGTTCTTccgaaaaaaagagagaattcCGCGcataaaaaacacagaaaaatcGAGGAAAAATGCAGCAGAATGTTCGATGAAAAATGTGTTCGGTTTACCATTAATCCGCTGCCCTGATCCAGGGCGACAGATCATTACACACGCGCGTGGATCCAATGGGAGGAGTCGAGGAGTGGGGCCCCTTTTTGGAGTCTTAAGTATatggaaatttattaataagaaCTCCCGAAAAAAACGGATGCACATCGGCCCAAAAATGGGACTGCAGCCGGAACAGGGAACAGGGTGCGGTGCAGTTGTTGCCTGTCCGTAATTTATAGACCCTCTGCCAAATGACATGCTAACTAATAGTATCATCATAATTTATACATACAAATACATTGCATTTGTTATTTATGCCCTTGCGACATCCCGAGCCACCCCATTCCGGCATTCCCTCCACTGATTTCCATGCAGATCCCCGCTGACAGAGGTCACAGCACCGAGCCGATGCGAGGCGGAAGGTCAACCGGCGTTAATGGATCCTTTTGACCCACGGCAATATTTGAATATCGATTACAATTAAATGGTCAGGGACATGTGATTAGGTTGATATATAAGCgaaatatttagatattttatcACGTTAATTGTTGGAACCTTCGAGATCGATAAGTAAGgggtacatatgtatataaaaacataagtttaatttccttatttctaGGTGAGAATTACATCTCCATTTTACTGCCAATTTAAAGACGCTTGTCATTTATATAAAAGATTTAGATTTATGTCTATGGGTATGTTCAAAACTTTGTGGAAATACAGTTAAAACTATGTTTTATAAAAGATTTGAATGGGTTTTCCGATTAAGATGGtccgaatttaaatttagtcgGGAGTTGAGAGTTTAGAACCAGCCTGATCTATTGCCTTGGGGTGGATCGTTGAGACCTGgcagaaaagaaaattaataattaaaattttgcacTTGGCAAAGGTATTTTACAAACCATTTGTTCGCCTATTGTTGCCGCCAGATAACCGCTGACCCCCACCCATGGATCCAAGGCCATTGCCCATGCTCTGACCCATGGCCTGGCCCATGTTTTGATCCATGCCGTGACCCATTCCGTTGCCCATTCCATGGCCCATTCCGTGGCCCATCCCGTGGCCCATTCCATTGCTCATTCCTTGGCCGGGATTTTGACTCATGCCATTGACCATAGATGATCTactaaattttatgaaaataaaacctTTTAAGATAGCTCTGATTAGCTTACTCCATTTGGGAATGTCCGAAGGAGGGCTTGTAGTTCGTATATTGGCTCATCATGACTTGGTTGTATGAGGCAAAAGGATCCTCTGACGAGGGGTAGGAGACCTGCCCTTGACTTTGCATGAAGCCAGTATTTGCAGCATTTCCTTGATTTGAGTGCAGCCACTGGCGGCCACCACCAGCAGGAGATGAACCGTTCATTCCCATCTGAATTTGTTAATTTCGCAGATGATTTCAGTATGCAATAAGGTTAAGATTTGAGGTAACATCAACGTAACTCACCTGAGAGAAGTTGTTGCCCTGGCTTCCGCCGTGACTGTACTCCCAACCAAACTCAGGACCGTTTGAcattatgtttacaaattttttctttcccaaaaataaagaaaacttaaaaaattttcaaatgtttttgGAGAAATTTTGTTTGCCCTGTGGTTGTGCTACCTATTTGAATACCGAAATATGACTGATTAACCAAGCTTTTCACATTGAAACCTTGACAGTATGCTTGACTTTTCGTTCTATGACTATAggatttttacttttaaatacaaatatttttggtaaCCCATAAAACACTGAAAACACagtatattttgaatatacttAGCGAAAACCAGTCGAGCTATGATCTAAGAGCTTTGCTCTTTGGCTTCATGCTGAGAATTCGGATTCCTATCTCTATCTATCTTATTTCCCACATTATCTCAGTCATAATTATATTCAAATTGTGAGCAAACACAAAGTCATAATATGCATTTTTTATGGCCAGTTCAAGTTATGGCCAATAGAGACCGTTAACCTATTAATGGCATTTAAAAACagatatttaaattgattaaattagTCATTTAGGTGTCTTTGCAGCTGATTTATGAAACTAATATCGATATGATGGTAGGATAAgtattaaatttgtatataaatgcGGCGCAATAAATGATTGAATGTTGggataaaatatatgaatattgaatataattataataatgatTGTGAAGAAGCTTAGTTGAATGTTTATATAGGTGTAAAGATATCAACTAAATATATACCTACATTTCAGTTAGTTGCTGACTGCATCCTTGAGTTTCCGACTGCCTTTGTAGCGACTTCCACCTGTAGACGCCGCATGCCGCATGACACAGCTGTGCCTCTTTCTGGCCTCTGGCAAACCAGTTCCCCTTCGATGCGAGGATTATTTATGTGTTTTGTCGATCGGCAAAACAAAAGGCCAAAGGCTGACCTACAAAGGAGCGGCGGACAATGGCAGATGACCTCATAAATTGCATCGTTATGAGGTTCATAAACATATTATTGCTTCATATTCATAACGCACTTGAGATCCCTGTCCTTGGACCGACACTAGAGTCTCCAGGGCCTGCCATCCTACCTGTCAGCCCAGGAAAGCATCAAAGAGATTTATGGCTGGAGTGAAAGAAGCTGAAGGCACGGCACGTTAggccttttattttttagcagcaatttaaaatgcataaaatatttgatgGTCGCTCTAACTCAAAACAAGGCATCAGGAAACAAGAAAAAGAGCTCCCTCTCCTTTGATCATCAGCTAATCCCATTTTATGGCATCGTGTGGTTTTTTTGGGGCCGTAAAATTGTTTTGTCACCtgttgaaaacattttttatttttaattgaacaaAATCTGGTCAAAAATACCCAGAGAGCACACAagaatttcataaatttcccTCGCATTtgggaaaatgtttttcttgctCTATTGTTTCTGatctatttctatttttgcCCCGCGGGCTTcactgtatatattttaagaccCAGGGAATTATGAATTTCAACCGCTTAAGGTCCAACCTAATTGCCGCCCAATTAACACCTTCAATAAGCCAATGGCCCGCCAACTCATTTGTCTGACACAAAGAGCTTGAGGCATTTTGATTTATCAACTCTTTTTACATTCCCAACACGAGTGCATCGATCAGGGGACGGAGGACACGAAAATAGCTGCGCGGAGTCATCGGAGTCATCTGCATTAAGATCCGACAGCGACAACACTGGGATCGATTTAACTCTTTGACCCCACCCACCCAAGATCCACGACCCACGACCAGTCGACAGCCAACACATGCGAGGGcctattaaaaaaattgtttatgaaaacaaacattttcgGAGCAATTAATCATCGGGCATACTAGCGCGTGGGGGAACTGCAGCCATGGAGCACAGCCTACATATTCCTTACCCCTTTatgttcctcctcctcctcctctgctcACGATGCTTCtgcagatgatgatgatgatgatctcCATCTCCGTCTGCGCTGGCAGCCTGAGTGCCTCCAGTTCTCATTTGGAAATCGTTTTATGGGCTCTACTTGGGGGCGGAGATCGGAAATAGTGGGGGAGTGTTAAACGTCTGCCAATTAGTGATGCTTGTTGGATCTCTCTTGTTGCGATCGTTCTCCTAATTGGCTAAAATATGAAATGCCTTTTGTCTTAATCGCGGGAATAAATCGACTTTGATGGGAGCAAATCGAGAAAGAGGTGTAGCTTTCGCGGGTGGGTCTCTCAATGTGCTAATTAGTAAGATAAAATCTAGTTTAATATgatctttatttaaatattaaacaactCTTAACTGAACTCCTCTTAGAGTTTATAATTCCCAAAAGAACTACGCTGCAAATACTTCCTCTTCCTCTTTTTGTATCTCAAAGATTGATATTTCGACACATGCAATTTTATATGTATTCGTTTTAGTACTTCTTCCTTGTTGATTGTTGTTTTGCTGCCGCTCTTGTTGACAATTTGCGATATAAAAACTGATGTCCTGTCCGGCAAATAACCTCGGGGGATGGCCGGGCtggatagatagatagatagatgggatggatttctgtgtgtgtgatttGATTGTGAAAAAccgaaacaaacaaaagtaaTTTTTGAATGAAAAGCAATAAATTTGGGAACATTTATTGGTTTTTGGCTGGCTGTCATGTGTgccaaaagcagcagcaacaaccgAAGGGGCATTGCTTGCATCATTTAGCCCCGGCTTTATGAGTCGCACATATACCATAGATATAGATACATCCACCCACAGATGGACGGATAGTTGGCTCCTTTTGGACAATTGGGGGTTGAGGCTGGAATGCCGAAGACACTGAGGAAAACTTACTTGGAACTAACAATTAAATCAAAgtcaaatgcaaaataaatgtttaaagagacttgttttctaattttcttttaaaacttcactttgatttttcttacaaaaatacaaaacatcaaaattaatatattttttggtcaGTGTCTTTCCAAGGAGCACTTGAACGGTCTTCCGTGGGTCGGGCCTCGTCATTAGTCCCCGTATGGCGCGTGTCCGAGTCCCCATTCCCGTTCCTTGTTCCCGAGCCGATTCCGTCAAGGCCGTAGAAGTGCAGCAACAATGGGCCTGAATACTTCCGCTCGGCCGTTGCAGGAGGAACACTTTcgaataataacaataacaataaacccGAAGCGGGACGCCCAGGACAATGCAGGACAATGGAGGTGGTGGCGGCCAGGAGCCGTGAAAGGGGGTGGACAGACCGATGACCCGGTGACCAGTCACCAGTCAACAGTCGAGGGTCGTGGGTCGAGGGTCAGGCAGTTTAAATTGTGCCACGTCCGCAGTTGTGACAAAGTCCCCCATCCTTCGGGACAGTTGACCATTGTGGCCGGttcaaaaattgaaatattacaCTCTTCATTCGAATCCGGGGCCTGTGTCAGCAGCAATAACTGTGAAATCAATATAGAAACCTTTGACAATCGGACAGATGACCCGAACGTCCGTTTGCAGGACATTAACTTGAACCAATTTCTACTGAAAATTAATGTGCCATCTATGAGTGGGTTCTGTCACTTCCGATCCCCATAAATGCGATCCTAATGATGCCACTTTTCCATCCCGAAATGATTCCCTCACCGCAACTTAGCAGCTCAGCAAACTACGATTGAGGATGTCATTCAAGTCCTGGGAGAGATCATATtatgaaatgaaattgtaGCCTAAGCAGCTTTGTAATATCATTgtgttattaaatatttgctttattattaacATAGCAACTATAACAAAGCAATGTataggaaattaatttatttaaataatatttttttaatatatttaatctttttatttaaaaaatctttattattataattatattcagCCAAGAAGTTCTTCTAGATCCTATAAAACTCTTCATATTATCTCCTATTAAGCCTGCTGGATGTCCCCTGTCCTCCGTATTCATCCCCTTCCCTTTCAGAGACAACTGTCAACGCATTGTCaattctatttttatgttttatgttttttcctcgttttgttttcattttcatttatgttTTCTCTGTTGTTCTTGTTCTCGTTTTGCGTGGCTTCCGCTGCGCTTCGTTTCGTCTCCTCAAGCGGCTGTCGCCCGTCTCTGTCCAAATGCCCTCCTTCTTGAGTACacttaaaaaaacatatatattcttccATACTACATAATAAGCAAAAATatgagcaaaaatatttggcACTGCTTAAGGTATGTTTGTATCgaacagaaaacaaaatattgttaatgtttaaataataaggttttcttaaatgtatttaaggATCTGTTTattacaatttgtaatttgtggaaattccatattttctaaaataaaaataaaagaaatagtTTATGGTTAAAATGGATAATATTTCTTCTATCCTCCCTTGAGATTTACCTATATTAATATTCCTTACATGAAAAAATGCTTAAACAAGAAGAGATAGTCTAgacaataaatttaattaattttttttaaggaagtCTGTATTTTTCCCGGTGTACTCCCCCAATACCTCtgtcttttgttgttttaataTTCGAGTGTaatatttcagtttttttgtcttttctcTTTTTGAGCTGCCTCCGTCGTTGTTTGTGAATGTATGTTGACAATTTGT
It contains:
- the LOC108081992 gene encoding RNA-binding protein FUS, with protein sequence MSNGPEFGWEYSHGGSQGNNFSQMGMNGSSPAGGGRQWLHSNQGNAANTGFMQSQGQVSYPSSEDPFASYNQVMMSQYTNYKPSFGHSQMESSMVNGMSQNPGQGMSNGMGHGMGHGMGHGMGNGMGHGMDQNMGQAMGQSMGNGLGSMGGGQRLSGGNNRRTNGLNDPPQGNRSGWF